Within the Pengzhenrongella sicca genome, the region GACGTGCCGAGGTCTCGCTCGAGCACGAGGACCGCGAGGGAGAACGCCCAGACCACGATGATCGGGCCGAGGTCCCGGATGCGGGGCAGCTGGAGACCGAGGACCTTCGGGCCAGCGAGCGCGAGCGTGTCGCGGTTGGTCACGAGGTAACCGGCGAAGAACACGGCGAACGCGATCTTGGCGAACTCGGCCGGCTGCAGCGACTGGCTGCCCACGTGCACCCAGATCCGGGCGCCGTTGATCGTCGTGCCCAGGCCCGGCACGAGCGGCAGGAGCACGAGCGCCAGGCCGGCGACCATGGCCGTGTAGGTGTATCGCCGCAGCGTGCGGTGGTCGCGCAGCACGACCAGCACCACGGCCGCGAGGACGACCCCGATCGCGGTCCAGCCGAGCTGCCGGGTGGCGAAGGACGTCGGCTCGGCGTGCGAGAGGTCGATCCGGTAGATCATCGCGAGCCCGATGCCGTTGAGGGCGATCGCGACCGGGAGGATCACCTGGTCCGCGTACGGAGCGCGCAGCCGCAGGATGACGTGCAACCCGACCCCGAGCAGCACCATGCCGGCGCCGTAGCCGAAGATGTTGGCGGGCAGCGCGCCCGTCACGTTGAGGCCGACGAGCGCGTACGCGGCGACGCCGAGCGCGAGCGCGAGCGCGAGCAGGCCGAGTTCGACGCTCCGGCCGGGCCGGACGGGGAGCGGGCTGATCGTGGCCATCAGCGGGGCCCCATCAGCTGGTGGTGTCCTCGGCGAGCCGCGAGACCCGCTCGCGCGCGTCTGCCAGCGACGTCGCGGGGATCGTCTGGTCGAGCCGGGTCTGCACGTAGCCGGGCAGCTGGTCGGCCACCAGGGCGGTCCGCTCGACGACGTCGGAGAGCGCGAGCGGGCCGAGCGTCTGGGGGATGCCGCGGTAGATCGCCACGTCGCCGTCCGCCACCCCGACGTAGTACTGCGTCTGGGTCCACTGGTACGCGGCCGTGCCGACCCCGGCGATCGCGAGCACCAGGGCGGCGATCGCGACGAGCATCAGCACGCGGCGCCGACGGCGGTGCCGCCGCGTCTCGTCGTCCTCGTCGTCGTCCTCGTCGTCGGGATCGGGCGACGCGGTGGCGGTGGCCGTGCCCTTCGGGGGAGTGGTCGCGGCCTGGGTGAGCGTGGCGGCCCGCGCCGCCGGGCCGTCGGCGGCGGCGCTGGGGCGGTTGCGGGAGGTCGCGGCGGACCCGACGATCGTCGACGTCGTGGTGGGGGCGCCGCCGTCGGGCAGCCGGTCGAGGTCGACGACGTCGGCGATGATCACGGTGATGTTGTCCGGACCCCCGCCACGCAGCGCGAGCTGGATCAGCCGCTCGGCGCACGCGTCGACGTCCGGGACGCCGCGCAGCGTGTCGCCCAGGGTCTCCGCGCTCACGACGCCGGACAGGCCGTCGGAGCACAGCAGCCAGCGGTCGCCCGGGCGGGCTTCGCGGACCGACAGGTCGAGCACGATCTCCATGTCGAAGTCGCCGAGCACCCGCATCACGACCGAGCGCTGCGGGTGGTGCTCGGCCTCCTCCGCGGTGATCTTCCCGGTGTTGACCAGGTGCTGCACGAACGTGTGGTCGGTCGTGACCTGCGCCATCTCGCCGTCGCGCAGCAGGTAGGCGCGCGAGTCCCCGATGTGCGCCATCGCGAGCTTGCTGCCGGTGCGCAGCAGGGCCGTCACGGTCGTGCCGAGGCCGGCGAGCTGCGGGTCGCGCTCCGCCCGGGCCAGCAGCTCGTCCTGGGCGGCGTGCAGCGCGCGGTCGAGCTCCTCGAGGGCGTCGTCCGGGCCGTGCGCCTCGTCGTCGAGCGGGGCGAGCGTCGCGACGGCGACCGACGACGCGACGTCGCCGCCGGCGTGGCCGCCCATCCCGTCGGCGACGACGAGCAGGTGCGGGCCTGCGTAGGCGGAGTCCTGGTTGTTGGCGCGCACGAGCCCGACGTCGGAGCGTGCGGCATACCGCAGGGCGATGGTCACTGTGTCCTTACCGGCCCTTACCTCTGGAGCTCGACGACGCTCTGCCCGATGCGCACGTGCGCGCCGGGCGGAACGGGGGTGGGCTCTTCGACACGGGTCGTGCCGAGGAATGTTCCGTTGGTGGACCCGAGGTCCTCGACGAACCACTGCCCCCCGCTGGGAAAGATGCGCGCGTGCCGCGAGGACGAGTAGTCGTCGTCGAGCACGAGGGTGCACGACGGCGCTCGGCCGATGAGGATCGCCGAGCTGGTCAACGGGAGGCTCGTGCCGCGCAGGGGGCCCTCGGTGACGACGAGCCGCGTGGGCGCCTGGTCGCGGCCGCGCGGGGCGGCGGCGGCCGGAGCCGCGCCGTTCGGGGCAGGAGCCGGGGTGGGCGCGCGCCGGTTCGCGGCCTTCCCGCCGCGCGCGGTGATCTTCGTCCCGTACAGGTCCCGGCGCAGCACGCCGATCGCGGAGAGCACGAAGACCCACAGCAGGATGAGGTAGCCCAGGCGGAGCAGGGTGACGGCGAGCTCGCTCATGCGGCCCCGGCGCTCGTGGCGCGCGTCGGGCGAGTGGCGCAGCTCGCCCTCGACCTGCTCACTGGTCGTCCTCGTCCGTGTCCTGGCCGGTCCAGAACATGATCCGGGTCCGGCCGATCGTCATGGTGTTGCCGTCGAGCAGGGTCGCCGCGGGCACCTGGTGACCCTCGACGAACAGCCCGTTGGTCGAGCCCAGGTCCGATGCGACGACCCCCGCGGGCGTGACCCGGATCTCGAGGTGGCGGCGTGAAACCCCCGGGTCGTCGACGATGATGTCCGCCTCCGAACCGCGCCCGATCACCGTGACGGGCCCGGTGAGCAGGTAGCGCTGCCCGTCGATATCGACCAGCGGGTGCCGCGCGCTCGGGGTCGCTGCGGCGGCGGCCGGCGCGACGGCCCCGCGCACCGTCGCGCTGCGGACCCGGAAGCGGCCGGTCTCGAGGTCCTCGTGGAGCGCGAACGCGACGGTCACGGGGCCGACGAACGCGTACCGCTGTGTCGACGCGTGCTCGGTGACGTTGGCCGCGAGCTCGTCGGCGAGCGGCTCGGCGCCCCAGTCAATGATCTGCTGGTGATCGGTGGGGGAGAGTTCGATGGTGAAGTCGTTCGGCACGACCGTGCGCTCGCGGCCCACGACGGCGGCTCGGTCGTCGACCTCGCGGCGCAGCGCACTCGCCAGCTCGACCGGCTTGACCTCGCTGTGGAACGCCTTCGCAAAGGCAGTGTTGACCACGCGCTCCACGCCTTGTTCGAATCGATCGAGGATGCCCATGCCCACCTCCCAGTGCGTCGTCGTCGTACGCCGGGAGACCTCCCGGATTCGGGCAGGCGACGCGCAGGGCGCTCGCCGCTAGCCCTGATCGTAACGATCCCTGCGGCCCAGCGATGCCGCCACGCGCGTTCGAGCAGGCTCGATGTGGCCCGAGTCAACCACGCCGCCGACCGAGGACGGCCGGTTGACCAGGCGCGATGCGGGTAGGCCGGGTCCACCGTGCTAATGTGCTCCGGCGCGCGAGTGGCGGAATGGCAGACGCGCTGGCTTCAGGTGCCAGTGTCCGAAAGGGCGTGGGGGTTCAAGTCCCCCCTCGCGCACGTAGGTGAACAGTTCCCGCCCGAGCTGTTCGAACAACGAAGCTCCCGGTCAGGATGTCTCTGCCCGGGAGCTTCGTGCGTCGGGCGACGCCCGCCTGGTCCGGACGCGTCAGGCCCCGGCCGCGCGCTGTGCCGACGGGGCCGGGAGCTGCCAGCGGACGTCCTGCGGCGGTCCTGGGCGGGCGAGCAG harbors:
- a CDS encoding FHA domain-containing protein FhaB/FipA — translated: MSELAVTLLRLGYLILLWVFVLSAIGVLRRDLYGTKITARGGKAANRRAPTPAPAPNGAAPAAAAPRGRDQAPTRLVVTEGPLRGTSLPLTSSAILIGRAPSCTLVLDDDYSSSRHARIFPSGGQWFVEDLGSTNGTFLGTTRVEEPTPVPPGAHVRIGQSVVELQR
- a CDS encoding Stp1/IreP family PP2C-type Ser/Thr phosphatase; translated protein: MTIALRYAARSDVGLVRANNQDSAYAGPHLLVVADGMGGHAGGDVASSVAVATLAPLDDEAHGPDDALEELDRALHAAQDELLARAERDPQLAGLGTTVTALLRTGSKLAMAHIGDSRAYLLRDGEMAQVTTDHTFVQHLVNTGKITAEEAEHHPQRSVVMRVLGDFDMEIVLDLSVREARPGDRWLLCSDGLSGVVSAETLGDTLRGVPDVDACAERLIQLALRGGGPDNITVIIADVVDLDRLPDGGAPTTTSTIVGSAATSRNRPSAAADGPAARAATLTQAATTPPKGTATATASPDPDDEDDDEDDETRRHRRRRRVLMLVAIAALVLAIAGVGTAAYQWTQTQYYVGVADGDVAIYRGIPQTLGPLALSDVVERTALVADQLPGYVQTRLDQTIPATSLADARERVSRLAEDTTS
- a CDS encoding FtsW/RodA/SpoVE family cell cycle protein, producing the protein MATISPLPVRPGRSVELGLLALALALGVAAYALVGLNVTGALPANIFGYGAGMVLLGVGLHVILRLRAPYADQVILPVAIALNGIGLAMIYRIDLSHAEPTSFATRQLGWTAIGVVLAAVVLVVLRDHRTLRRYTYTAMVAGLALVLLPLVPGLGTTINGARIWVHVGSQSLQPAEFAKIAFAVFFAGYLVTNRDTLALAGPKVLGLQLPRIRDLGPIIVVWAFSLAVLVLERDLGTSLLFFGLFVAMLYLATERLSWIVLGMVMFAVGAVLAADFFRHVGDRFEAWLNAFDNDVFNQSPGGSGQLVRGLFGMASGGLFGTGWGEGRPGLVPYAESDFIFASLGEELGLTGILAILVCFLVLAQRGLRTAIGVRDGFGKLLAGGLAFVVAFQCFVVVGGVTRLIPLTGLTLPFMAYGGSSLLANWVVVALLLRISDSARRPAPPLSEFVEPPTTTADLQETEMLRGLKQARE
- a CDS encoding FhaA domain-containing protein; the encoded protein is MGILDRFEQGVERVVNTAFAKAFHSEVKPVELASALRREVDDRAAVVGRERTVVPNDFTIELSPTDHQQIIDWGAEPLADELAANVTEHASTQRYAFVGPVTVAFALHEDLETGRFRVRSATVRGAVAPAAAAATPSARHPLVDIDGQRYLLTGPVTVIGRGSEADIIVDDPGVSRRHLEIRVTPAGVVASDLGSTNGLFVEGHQVPAATLLDGNTMTIGRTRIMFWTGQDTDEDDQ